DNA from Rhinatrema bivittatum chromosome 16, aRhiBiv1.1, whole genome shotgun sequence:
tatgcagaatctcggttctttcattctctgtcagcacttaggtgttcaagtgAATGAAGAGATGCTAGTTAtcacagatagagggcatatagcatctcccaggaacacttgtctttgactcctcttttaagaagccaaataaattaaatttaaaaacctcttgctgagttgaagtgttcttgttgccctggccctgCGTACAGAAATTATGTACACCCTGAAGTCCCAGGGCCCCTCCCTGCACTCCCAGATCCAGCCCCTTTCCTGCAGTCCCAGGTCCCCTCCCTGCACTCCCAGATCCAGCCCCTCCAGTGCACTCCCAGATCCAGCCCCTTTCCTGCAGTCACAGGTCCAGCCCTTCCCCTGAAGTCCCAGGGCCCCTCCCTGCACTCCCAGATCCAGCCCAGCCCCTGCAGTCCCAGGTCCCCTCCCTGCACTCCCAGATCCAGCCTAGCCCCTCCAGTTTCTTTATCACGTGGGTACCTTGGTCAAACTGAGGTCGCGGCTCTTGGCGCGCAGCTTGTTGACCTGGGACTCTGCGATGTCGGCTCGCTCCTCCGCCTCATCCAGCTCGTGCTGAACCTTCCGGTACTTTCCTAGGTTGCTGTTGGCCTGTTCCTCCtgaggaaaggaagaagggagaaggatgGAGAGAGCAGGTATCATTCCTCTGCGATcatcagagagagaggagagaaagagagagagtgcaggATGAGAGACATGCTCACCGCCTCCTCCGCCTGTCTCTTGTAGCCCTTCACTTTCAGCTGCAGCTTGTCCACCAGGTCCTGCAGCCGGGCCAGGTTCTTCCGGTCCTCCTCCGtctgtggggagagaggaaagggaggggggcaAGTAATAAACGGGTGAGTATACAGCCAACATCTTCCTCCCCCCCACTGCAATGAAGTCCGGAAAGGCTCCTACACGGCCCCACAGGAACGCTAACCGCGAAATGATCTGTCCTAGGAGAAGTCACGGCGGGACCCCCTACCTGGTAGGTGAGCTCCTTGATGCGCCGCTCGTACTTGCGCAGGCCCTTCACGGACTCGGCGTTGCGCTTCTGCTCCCCCTCCAGCTCGTTCTCCAGCTCCCGCACGCGGGCCTCCAGCTTCTGCAGCTGCTTCTTGCCGCCCTTCAGGGCGATCTGCTCGGCCTCGTCCAGCCGCAGCTGCAGGTCCTTGATGGTCTGCTCCATGTTCTTCTTCATCCGCTCCAGGTGCGCGCTGGTGTCTTGCTCCTTCTTCAGCTCTTCCGCCATCATGGCCGCCTGACCGgtcaggggaaagggaaggaaggggacaGTGATATGAGAGGATAGCCTTGTAATTATTTGACCTTTACAAACATGTGAATTAAAGAAGGTCTCTAAGATTGCTGACAACTTTGACGAGAAGCTCGTTTGAGCAGGTGCTGAGAGCCCTCCATGCAGATTCCCCCTGAAGGTCCCAGAAACCCCATGGCTGACAGCTCCCCTGGCTCGGGTGCATCGCTTGAATCTGCATGGATGCCCGTTCAGGACGGTGCAGAGTATGAGGGAGGAACTGCATCAGCACAGGGCACACTGCTGGCCTCCCTCGGGCACTTACGTCGGTGATGGCTTTCTTGGCCTTCTCCTCCGCATTGCGGCACTCCTGCACCGACTCCTCCACCTCTGTCTGCAGCTGTGCAATGTCGGTCTCCATCTTCTTCTTCTGGTTGATCAGGCTGGTATTCTGGGTGGACAGACAAGGAAATGAGCAGTGAGCCAACGAGATCCAGAACGCAAAGAGAGCCTACTCACAGCTTTCCCCCTCAACAGCAGGCCTAACACTGTAAAGATGGGGGTGTCATAACAGACCATTTCTGGATGGGATAAACCTGCAAAGTAAATCAATATGGCATGGCCTTGAGGAAATGGGATATGCCATCCATATACCATGCAGGATGGATCTGGCTCTGGGGAGAATTATGATTGAATGGCACAGAGGCCATTCGATCAAGGATGAACAATTAATGGATACGGAATGAGTGATGAAGGGATAAAGGGAAGAGTCTTGGATACTTCATGAACCATTAAAGGATGGATCCTGAATGATCCATTACTGAAGGGAACTGGATCTGGGTTGATCCATTAGTGGACTGGATTAGATCTGGGATGCACCAGATCAGGAAGGAACGATTAATGgcagaggtggtgtgtgtgggagggaactttcttcacCTGGGTGTGGAGTAGCTGCACCCTCTCGCTGGTCTCGATCAGTTCCTGCTCCGCCAGTTTGCGGGCTCGCTCTGTCTGCTCCACCAGggccctcagctcctccagctcAGCCTGCAGCAGGTTGTTCCGTCTCTCCACGAGAGCAATGTTTTCCTTCAGGTCCTCATTGGCCCGGAGAACGTCATCCAACTGAATTTGTGTATCCTAGAAATAGAAGGGAGAGTCAGTGTCCTCGTTAAGGAAGACAGCATCTCAAGCAGCAAAGCAATCCCTTCCAACGTGTTGAGAGAAGATGTGAGATGGATCATGCCTGCATTCTGAAGGATAATAATACTGTTTTTGTAAACTTAAGTGTGTTCTTAATGCCACCCTTTAGATGCATAGGCCATCCACCATTTGAGAAAAAGGTCACAATACCTTCAGGTAACTCTGCAGGGTCTTCACTTGTTTCTGAGCCTCAGCTGCCATCCTGTTGGCCTGGCTGAGTTGGATCTCCATCTCATTCAGGTCCCCTTCCATCTTCTTCTTAAGCCTCAGTGCCTCGTTCCTGCTCCTGGTTTCTGCCTCCAGCGAGGTCTGCAGGGAGTCCACCACCCGCTGGTGGTTCCTCTTGGCCTGCTCCATCTCCTCGTCCTTCTCGGCCAGCTTCCGCTCAAAGTCCACCTTCAGCTGGTGCAACTCCAGCTGTGCCCGGAGGATCTTTCCTTCTTCATGCTCCAGAGAAGcctggaaagagaaagaaaaatataacCATCTGGGCCTCTGCTGCTTGTGGGAACATTAAAAAGTTAGATAGTTGGTTAGGTTGAAAGAAAACCAGAGATCTATTAAATCCAGCTATCCTCTGAATCTTCTGCTAAGCAAGATATACCTGCATCTGGTTCTAGATGCATGGATTGTATGATATTGATTAAATATTATGCTTTGAAAGGTATAGGGTATTTGGACTGTCATAAGATTATGTAGTAAAAGTAACATTCCTGCTTTTGTGATCCTGGAGTACCTGGGCATTCATTTTGATTTCACATTGCTAAAGCCAAGGGGGATCCTTCAGCTGGACTCTGAAACACAGATGTCCCTTTGGAATCCCTAGATGGAATGAAGCTAGGTCAACTTCCCTACACTGATGTAGTTCCAGGCACAATGTCATGGAAAAGACagtggagaggggagagagggagggaagagagaaataagCCAACATGCTAGATGTCAGGAGATAAGGACAATTTGGTTAATCCACTCTGCCCAGTTTCCTCTGCCTTCTTGCTTTATCTAAGGAAATCTCTCAGTTGCCAGACATATGATGTTGACAACCTAcactgctttagctatggccatTGGCCACCACCTCACCTCAGCCTCTTCTAAAGCGGATTGAAGCTCCATCTTTTCCTGGTCCAGCTGCTTCCGGATCTTCTCCAGCTCATGGATGCTCTTCCCGCTTGCTCCCAACTGCTCTGTGAGGTCTGAGATCTCCtctgagagggaaagagagagaaaagaaagatttATAGAGGAGCACCAGAACATGCTTACATCTTGAGAATGTGTACAGGGCTACTCTTCTTCAGCCTTGGATCTTCTACAACCATGACTGAGTCAGCAGCTCCCTCCCAAGCTCACATCCTCACCCTGCAGGTTCTTGTTCTCTCGCTTGAAGGTCTCCAGATGTTCCAGAGACTCCTCATAAGCATTCTTCAGCTTGAAGAGCTCTGTGCTAAGAGACCGGGCTTCTTTTTGAGAGGCTTCCAGTTCTGTCTGGGACTCCTCAAACTTCTGCTTCCACTCGGACAGGATCTGGGGGTCAGAGGGCAAAGGTCATAAATTGGCCACCTTTAGTGTCAGATGCTGCATTCCACCAAATTGACAAAGATTATGTATCTGAGTGTGAAATGAATCTCTCTACCTCATTCCTAGGCTTTTTTTGGAACTCTCATTTATATTGGCTTTGTGTACTTGCACAATGACTTTTTGCTTGACTGATACATTGTCTCTTTATGATTTTCTTCCTCTCACTTTTCTGTGCTTCTTTAATTCTCTTTCCTAAAAATGTATCACTTCTCTTGCCTGCTATTCCACTTGCATTCTAAATCATTTTCTCTTCTCCTGTTGTGTTCCATCCTCCTCTTCCCATATGTACTTCAGTCCCTCCTAGCATCTAACTCTCTGCTCACCTTGTCGAAGTTCCTCTGCTTTTTGTCCAGTGCTGCGGCAGCCGCGTTGGACCTCTCCAGATCCACCATCAGGTCTTCGATCTCATTCTGCAGTCGGTGCTTGGTCTTCTCTAGGGAGGAGCACTTAGCATTCACAGCCTCTACGGCCTCCTCTGCATcttgcagcctctgggccagcTTCTTCCTGCCAGGAAACCATAGGAAGAACAATTTAGTGCTGGAGGTCTACAGAGGAATCTAACAGTTCCAAGGAACCCTGAGAGAATACTTACTTGAGGGATCTgccagggttgtgtgtgtgtgcaggggggtgggggaggattagCAATACCAAGGAACCATGAATGAATCATTAATGAGTGGCCAAGAAACCACTGGGGAACCGGTATTGAGGGGACTACAGAGAGTATTCTGTCAACGTGGAGGAACCATGAAGGTAGACACTGGGGGTAATATAACTATGAGAAAAAAGACGGAAGATGGGCATGATCCCTCCACTTTCCCTCTCTTGTTACCTGATTCATGGTCATCACCCCTGATAGGCTGGAAGCGGTGGCTCTGCCAACAGAGAAACCTTTTGTTCGTCTTATATTCCCATccaaaacataaaagcaaacaaaaagttTCTCTGTTAGAAGATGAAATGGTGATTGCAGCAGCGTGACGGACGAAGAAGGGGCAGTGGAAAAAGGAGACCCCCCACAGCCCTGCCTTTGTACGCTAAGGCTCTTCCCTCTGCTTCCTAGACCCCCACCATCAAAAACCATGTTCTAGGGAGGAACACTTGGGGCAATATAGTGCAGTGCCTAGAACATCCCGTACAATCAGACGATGGTAGTGGGTCTATTGTACTTCTGCCACCTTATACAGGAGAAACATTCTCAAGagaatctatctatctatatatatagcaACTATTTTCTTGTCTCCTCCCTTTTCAAAGAAAGGTATTGACTTGGCAATTAGAACTCTATTTTCTCCTCTCCCATGTGGTCGTGGAAGAACCCTTTCTGGCCTATCAAGACTCTTACTCATTGCCCATGCAGAAGACAGATTTGCAGTTGGGTACCAGAACCACTTTGCTTCCTCCTGGGTGGAAGGACACTTACTTGGCCTCCTCCAGCTCCTCAGTTCTCTGGATGGCGTCTGTCTCATACTTGGTCCGCCACTGTGCCACCTCAGAGTTGGCTTTGGACAGGATGCGCTGGAGTTCCGCTTtggcctcctgctcctcctcgtATTGCTCCCGCAGTAGGTCGCAGTCGTGCCGGGCGGACTGAAGAGCGTGTGCCAGGGCGTTCTTGGCCTGGGAGTGTTAAAGGGGCGAGAAATCAATATAACAAATCAACTTTCCTCCCCTTCTTCTGTTGCTTCTCCCAACTCCCAAAGGAAACAGGGCCCAGTTCAAAAGGTTTCCTACTCAAAGACACCTTCCGGGTTTCAGTATGACAGAAATGTCCAGTCAAATTGATGTAGAAGGACAGTTGGAAACAGAAGGTAGCTACTGGCGCAGACGTGACAGAGACTTCTCTCTGCTGTTTACACTCACCTTGCCTTCCTCTTCCAGTTGCCTCTTGAGGTCCTCCAGTTGCTGAGTGTAGGAGAGTTTACCACGGGTCAACTGGGAGACCAGAGCCTCTTTCTCTTCCAAACGCCTGGAGAACTCGCCTGTTGGCAGGAGGAGCGGGTATGTTACAAATGAAGACATTATGAGGTCACACGTGATCCTTCCAAATGGCAAGGCTTTGGATACTGAGCCAAATCAAAAAGGCATTCTTGGGggtgttttggggaggagttaagttatgCGGCTAATTTGGCCAATTTTTAACTATAACCAGCCAAGTTATTGGGCCTTGTGCAGGTCGCAGGTTGTTTGGCCTGCGTGGTGGGATAACGAGCCTCCTAACTGGATATTTCCAAAGACATCCGGTTAAGTAGAAcggtcaaaaaaaaaatgtaaacagcaCCGTGACCCGATTCTCTCCCTCACCCCAAATTTCAGGGGTGTCGTGTACTCCGGCCCCCGTAAATCCCTCATAAGTCGCCTGACGTGTCCCGGGGTCTGCAGGTCaggccccacccccaacccctctCCCGGAcctgaaaacagaaataaaaccGTGCAAGTCCTGGGCCTCACGGGCACTGGAAGCGTAACTTACGAGCGGGTGAGTTCATACCTCCCTCCCAGCAGAGCTGAAcggatatcgggggggggggggggatgggggagcagTTTGGAGGGGACatgattttatttctatttacaGAACTGGGAAAGGGGTTGGTGGAGACCCGGCTTGTGGCTCCGAGACATAATAGGCAACTTCTGAGGGGTTTGGGGGATGAGGGTGCCCAGCCTGACAGGGCCTTATTTGAAatttgaggtgggggagggagggagagaaagagagaactggGCCGTAAGCCCATGTatatccccccctttttttttttacattgctaTTTAATTGGATATCTTTGAAGCTACGCAGTTAAGCAGCGAAtcatccggccacacaaggctggagaacaaaaaaaaaaatctaatcagTTATAGTCACATCTAGTCAGTTAGGAACTTTAGTTATCTAATTAACATGCAGCCAGATAGTCTGAGGTGAATACGttcagcaggacgtttatcccGCTAACCTTAGCCGGATGACTTGTCCCACGGCTGAACATGGATCTCTAAATTCCTATGCTCCCCCACCAATGACCTATAGTAAACTGGCCTACAGGGCGTTCCGGAAGTGAAGGCGTACCGTTCTCCGTCTGCAGCTTGGCCCTTTGAGTGGTGAGCTCATTCACAGCCCGTTGGGTTTCCTCTGACTTTGTCCTGTGTTCATTCATCTGGTCCTCCAGAGTCCGGCACATCTTTTCCAGGTTAGCCTGAGAGCCAAAGGATGTGAGGGGTTAGCGACGAAGAGAGATCAAAGAAAGGCAGGTAGAAGGAAGAGAGATCAAAGAAAGGCAGGTAGAAGGACGAGGAGGAGAAGAGATCAaggtgagagagaaaagaaagcagAGGAACAGGCAAGCAGGACAAGAAGCAGTGACAAGAgggtgagaaaagagagaggcaggagaagaagagaagaatGCCAGATAAGAacagggaagaagaagagagatgaggcaagcaggtgatgaggatgaaaggaaaggagaatcCTTGATTGAAAGCTACCTTGGTCTTCACCAGCTGCTCCATGTTGGAGGCCACATCATCCAGCTCAAGTTTCAACTCGCTCTTCTCCTTCTCCAGCTTCTGTTTCACCCTCTGCAGGTTGTCAATCTGCTCGCTCAGCTCGGCCACCGAGTCGGCGTGCTTCTTTCGTAGCGTGGCAGCCGTAGACTCGTGGTGCAGCGTGGACTCTTCCAGGTCCCTCCTCAGCTTCTGGAACTCTGCCTCCCGCTTCTTGTTCATCTCTATCTGTACGGAGGTGGCACCCCCTGCCTCCTCCAGCCGCTCGCTGATCTCCTCCAGCTCCCGGGAGAGGTCCGAGCGCAGCTTCTCCACCTTGGCACGGGCAGTTCTCTCTGCTTCTAGTTCCTCCTCCAGCTCTTCAATACGTGCCTGGAGCACAGAAGAAAATGTGTCAGAATTATATTCTAGAACACAGTTGGAATGGAGTTCTTGAAGAGAACAGAATATTCCCAAAAAGAATTCAAGAACAGTGTATGAATTGTTCTGCGGTACTGCTCTATaattagggatcttcattttcagtttttatttttcctgtgaatttcaatgttataacaataaaaaaaaaaccgggggaaaaatgacatttccattgatttttctcccATGTGTtataacaaaattatttttccactgattgttttttgttataatattgaaattcccaagaataataaaataaaaactgaaaactcaGGTCTAGAATGGAGGAGGGAGACATTGGAATGGCCTTCTAGATAAGATGAGGTAATGGATCAGAAAGATGTTCTAGATCATGTTATAGACAGTAACTCAGTTCTAGAACTTTAGATATAAGGCTTTAGAGTGCCATCTTATAACAGCGATCACCAGTCAAATGTTCTAAAACAGAGGACTGTTTTCCTGGAAAAAGTGACACTCATTTGAGTTGATGGTCTTGAACACAGAGGGAAATACCAGAATGATATTCTAGAACAAAAGTTGACATTTGTTGGATAAAAGGGGGATTGTGCATGAAATAAGGACacaattcaatttaacaatgtcCGAAAACACAAGGCAATACATGTCTTCAGTCAGAAGAACGAAGCAAAGCAGACAGTTTGTTCTAGACCAGGTGAACCTTGTGGGAGTTCGAGACCGGTGAGTTACCTGAAGCTCCTTTAGCTTCTTCTGCAGCTGGGCAGCTAGATTCTGCTCATCCTCAATCCTGCTGGTCAGCTGGCTCATCTCGAAGTCTTTCCTGACAAGtgattaaaagcaaaaaaaaggaaacaagacAGCATCAATGTTACAGAAGTGAAAGAGAGACAGTATTTCAATTTGATTATTGATTTAACCTGGTAATCCACCGTTACAATTTATAAACCCAAGGAGGGTCAGCAGGTATCATGCCGGCCAAGAGCTGAAAGGGTAAATACCAGCCCTCTGAGGTCAAGATTCATTCTCTGAAAGGTTTTTCTTTTGAGCAGAACTCAAGGTCTCCTTACTTCTTAAGTTTCTCCTCCAGCTGGATTTTATCGTTTTCTAAGTCCATGACATTCTCTTGGGTCAGTTTCAAGTCCCCTTCCAGCTTCCTCTTGGCTCGTTCCAGGTCCATTCGGACTTTCTTCTCTTGTTCCAGGGAACCTTCCAACTATGAGACAGAATCAAAAATGGCATCTCCGAAGCTTTCCTACAGGAACTGCACTACAGCTCCAAGAAATAAAGTCTAAGGCAGGAACGGTAAAAGCAAGGTATACAGAAGATCCAACACTGCTAGCTAGAATCAAGCTTATTTCTCCTTCACAAAGTTCCCCATCTCAGCAACATTTCAAAATCCACTGGTTTACTTACATCATCCACTTGCTGTTCCAGTTTGGCCTTGGCTTTGGTCAATGAGTTGACCTTGTCTTCCTCAGCCTGAAGGTCATCCAATGTCTGCTGGTGGGCCTCCTGCAGAGCTTTTTTCTCTTTGGTCAGTTTGGCAATGATCTCATCCAGACCAGCCATCTCCTCAGTGAGGTTCTTGACCTGTtaggaggtgggagagagttgACACAGTCAGGAGATCCATAATAATTATTTCAGGGTCTTTGTCAAGGAGAAATGAATTTGTGCTCCTTACCTTGTTCTCAGTGGCATGCTTCTCCTTTTCTACCTTGGCCAGAGTTAGCTCAAGGTCATCGATGTCCTTCTTGAGTTCGGCGCACTCATCTTCCAGCTTCCTCTTCTTGGCGGTCAGCTCAGCATTCATCTCTTCCTCATCCTCCAACCGCTCTGTCTGCTCCTTCAGCTTGGCCTCCAGCTGGATCTTGTTCTTGATCAGCTGGTCACAGCGCTCCTCCGCATCTGCTAGGTTATCTTGTTCCTGGAGGCACATAGGAATCATGGGCCTTAATCAAAGAATTTAACAGGCAAAGGccccatttctttcatagagagaAAACATAACACCTCCCAACCAATTCCTCATTCCAAATTTTGTTACTCAATAAAAGAAGGCAAGAAATACAATGGTCATTAGAAGAACGAACAAGAGTCCAATCATATGAAAAGCATTACCAGAGGAGGAATGGGCAGGATGAAGATAGGTGGATAACTATATAAGAAGGATTCAGTCGTATCTCCAGCATTGTTCAGTAAAGGAAGGCATTACTTATAtacctagaggtccatattcaaaggggtttgtctaAGTAAGTTTTTATTTACCAGACAAAAACCTGTAATTGAATATTCCTCCTCCCGTCCACTGGAtaaattttacccaggtaaagagagggagggtggggattaGTTTTAGCTGGGCAGCACTGATATTGAGTCCAACCCGACTACATTTATGCAGGTTAGTCTGGTCGGAGAAAATGTTGGCCTAAAGATGCCCAGGTACCTTTATCCGATAACGTTAGGAGAGTATATTCAGGTAAGTCCCACTGAATTTCTCTCCTAGAGTCATCCTGGGAAACTCTGGCTCCCTGTCTGCTCAATGTGGACCTCCTAATGGTCAACAGTAAAGAAAGAAACTAGATTTGTgcaagataattaaaaaaaataaggaattaGATAAACCCAATGAGCTTGGGTTTGCAAAGACAAGAAATTATACCCATCTAATGGTCAATGAATCAGGAAAGAGTCAGGAATACCCATGCACAACCATTGATCAATGTGTTATGTTTGCTGTTCATACAACATCCAGtattcctgatgatgtcatcctcattACACCTTGTAAATACGAGAGGTGATCACTCACAGCCTGGACTTGAAGCTGCAGGTCATTCTTCTCCTGGATGAGGGACACCATCTTCTCCTCCAGTTCCTTCCGACGGGCCTCAGACTTCTCCAGGGCTTCCTTCAGCTTCTGGAACTCCTCCTTCATGTTCTGCATCTCTTTCTCAGTCTCCGCGCTCTTCAGCAGGGGCTTGATCTTGAAGTAGAGCTTCATCCAGGGCCAGTTCTTCACCCCCATGAAGGCACGGATGTTCCACTGGATGACCAGCAGGGCATCCCTGTGTAGGAAGATCAGACAGGAGGCGGCATGGGGCATTAGGAGAGGAGGAGGACGACAGGTGCTATTGCACTTTTCTACACCTACCATGCACTAAACTATAAAAATGATTCTAGGGAGGTGATTAAAGGGTTCTTCCCCTCTAGAATAATTTTCATTGGTTAAATACTAATTCTAGAGGTCTCTTAACCCATCTGGTACTAGATGATATCAAGTCTTCAACCAATATATTCCCTTCTAATGAGTCTCCATCAAGTACCTTCCAGAAGATGGTGGGATTGATAGATAGTTGGATAAGTGATTGGAAAGACATTTGTATGAAGAAATGGATGCTTGGATGAAAGAGTGAATAGCGGGATGGGTAGTCAGATAACAAAGATACAGGTTGGGTGGGAGACAAAAAGAATTAGAGGGTTCCTTTAAGAGGCAATTCTttccccccttcttccctccaaCGCCCTTGCCCAGCCTTGCATGATGGATGTTACCTGCGCTCCACAATCTTCTTGAATTCAATTCTGGAGAGGACACCGC
Protein-coding regions in this window:
- the LOC115077839 gene encoding myosin-7, producing MGDAEMSEFGVAASFLRKSDKERLEAQTRPFDLKKDIFVPDDKMEYIRAKIISREGDKVTADTENKKTVTVKESQIMQQNPPKFDKIEDMAMLTFLNEPAVLYNLKDRYAAWMIYTYSGLFCVTVNPYKLLPVYNAEVVAAYRGKKRSEAPPHIFSISDNAYQYMLTDRENQSILITGESGAGKTVNTKRVIQYFAVIAAIGDRKKEASVTGKGTLEDQIIQANPALEAFGNAKTVRNDNSSRFGKFIRIHFGATGKLASADIETYLLEKSRCIFQLKSERNYHIYYQILSNKKPELLDMMLVTNNPYDYAYISQGETTVASIDDAEELMATDSAFDVLGFTQDEKNSMYKLTGAIMHFGNMKFKQKQREEQAEPDGTEDADKVAYLMGLNSADLLKGLCHPRVKVGNEWVTKGQNVQQVYYSCGALAKSVYEKMFLWMVVRINATLETKQPRQYFIGVLDIAGFEIFDFNSFEQLCINFTNEKLQQFFNHHMFVLEQEEYKKEGIEWEFIDFGMDLQACIDLIEKPMGIMSILEEECMFPKATDMTFKAKLYDNHLGKSNNFQKPRNIKGKPEAHFALMHYAGTVDYNIMGWLQKNKDPLNETVVGLYQKSALKLLSLLFANYASADSEQVTKGKGAKKKGSSFQTVSALHRENLNKLMTNLRSTHPHFVRCIIPNETKAPGVMDNPLVMHQLRCNGVLEGIRICRKGFPNRILYGDFRQRYRILNPAAIPEGQFIDSRKGAEKLLGSLDIDHNQYKFGHTKVFFKAGLLGQLEEMRDERLSRIITRIQAQSRGVLSRIEFKKIVERRDALLVIQWNIRAFMGVKNWPWMKLYFKIKPLLKSAETEKEMQNMKEEFQKLKEALEKSEARRKELEEKMVSLIQEKNDLQLQVQAEQDNLADAEERCDQLIKNKIQLEAKLKEQTERLEDEEEMNAELTAKKRKLEDECAELKKDIDDLELTLAKVEKEKHATENKVKNLTEEMAGLDEIIAKLTKEKKALQEAHQQTLDDLQAEEDKVNSLTKAKAKLEQQVDDLEGSLEQEKKVRMDLERAKRKLEGDLKLTQENVMDLENDKIQLEEKLKKKDFEMSQLTSRIEDEQNLAAQLQKKLKELQARIEELEEELEAERTARAKVEKLRSDLSRELEEISERLEEAGGATSVQIEMNKKREAEFQKLRRDLEESTLHHESTAATLRKKHADSVAELSEQIDNLQRVKQKLEKEKSELKLELDDVASNMEQLVKTKANLEKMCRTLEDQMNEHRTKSEETQRAVNELTTQRAKLQTENGEFSRRLEEKEALVSQLTRGKLSYTQQLEDLKRQLEEEGKAKNALAHALQSARHDCDLLREQYEEEQEAKAELQRILSKANSEVAQWRTKYETDAIQRTEELEEAKKKLAQRLQDAEEAVEAVNAKCSSLEKTKHRLQNEIEDLMVDLERSNAAAAALDKKQRNFDKILSEWKQKFEESQTELEASQKEARSLSTELFKLKNAYEESLEHLETFKRENKNLQEEISDLTEQLGASGKSIHELEKIRKQLDQEKMELQSALEEAEASLEHEEGKILRAQLELHQLKVDFERKLAEKDEEMEQAKRNHQRVVDSLQTSLEAETRSRNEALRLKKKMEGDLNEMEIQLSQANRMAAEAQKQVKTLQSYLKDTQIQLDDVLRANEDLKENIALVERRNNLLQAELEELRALVEQTERARKLAEQELIETSERVQLLHTQNTSLINQKKKMETDIAQLQTEVEESVQECRNAEEKAKKAITDAAMMAEELKKEQDTSAHLERMKKNMEQTIKDLQLRLDEAEQIALKGGKKQLQKLEARVRELENELEGEQKRNAESVKGLRKYERRIKELTYQTEEDRKNLARLQDLVDKLQLKVKGYKRQAEEAEEQANSNLGKYRKVQHELDEAEERADIAESQVNKLRAKSRDLSLTKKGMTEE